From the genome of Clarias gariepinus isolate MV-2021 ecotype Netherlands chromosome 28, CGAR_prim_01v2, whole genome shotgun sequence, one region includes:
- the LOC128515766 gene encoding histone H4, whose product MSGRGKGGKGLGKGGAKRHRKVLRDNIQGITKPAIRRLARRGGVKRISGLIYEETRGVLKVFLENVIRDAVTYTEHAKRKTVTAMDVVYALKRQGRTLYGFGG is encoded by the coding sequence ATGTCAGGCAGAGGCAAGGGCGGTAAAGGGCTCGGAAAGGGAGGCGCTAAGCGTCACCGTAAGGTTCTCCGCGATAACATCCAGGGTATCACCAAGCCAGCCATTCGTCGTCTGGCGCGTCGTGGTGGAGTAAAACGTATTTCTGGTCTGATCTACGAGGAGACTCGCGGTGTGCTCAAAGTGTTTCTTGAGAACGTGATCCGCGACGCCGTCACCTATACCGAGCATGCGAAGAGAAAGACCGTCACTGCAATGGATGTGGTGTACGCTCTGAAACGCCAGGGACGCACCCTGTACGGCTTTGGCGGTTAA
- the LOC128515762 gene encoding histone H2B-like, with the protein MPEPAKTAPKKGSKKAVTKTAGKGGKKRRKSRKESYAIYVYKVLKQVHPDTGISSKAMGIMNSFVNDIFERIAGESSRLAHYNKRSTITSREIQTAVRLLLPGELAKHAVSEGTKAVTKYTSSK; encoded by the coding sequence ATGCCTGAGCCAGCCAAGACTGCGCCCAAGAAGGGCTCGAAGAAAGCCGTGACCAAGACGGCCGGCAAAGGAGGCAAGAAGCGCAGAAAGTCCAGGAAGGAGAGCTATGCCATCTACGTGTACAAAGTTCTGAAGCAGGTTCACCCCGACACCGGCATTTCGTCCAAGGCGATGGGGATCATGAATTCGTTCGTCAACGACATTTTCGAGCGCATTGCCGGTGAGTCCTCGCGTCTGGCTCACTACAACAAACGCTCCACCATCACTTCCAGGGAGATCCAGACCGCCGTGCGCCTGTTGCTGCCCGGCGAGCTGGCCAAGCACGCCGTGTCTGAGGGTACCAAGGCCGTGACCAAATATACCAGCTCCAAGTAA
- the LOC128515621 gene encoding uncharacterized protein LOC128515621 has translation MARTKQTARKSTGGKAPRKQLATKAARKSAPATGGVKKPHRYRPGTVALREIRRYQKSTELLIRKLPFQRLVREIAQDFKTDLRFQSSAVMALQEASEAYLVGLFEDTNLCAIHAKRVTIMPKDIQLARRIRGERLNEDLIHFTPNEIYNAVEQLADNKASGKDNITAEHLKLASPRVAALLSICFTGLMTHGSTMSGRGKGGKGLGKGGAKRHRKVLRDNIQGITKPAIRRLARRGGVKRISGLIYEETRGVLKVFLENVIRDAVTYTEHAKRKTVTAMDVVYALKRQGRTLYGFGG, from the exons ATGGCAAGAACTAAGCAGACCGCGCGTAAATCCACCGGTGGTAAGGCGCCTAGGAAGCAGCTCGCCACTAAAGCTGCCCGCAAAAGCGCCCCGGCTACCGGCGGCGTGAAGAAGCCTCACCGTTACAGGCCCGGCACTGTGGCTTTGAGAGAAATTCGCCGTTACCAGAAGTCTACCGAGTTGCTCATCCGTAAGTTGCCGTTCCAGCGCCTGGTGAGAGAAATCGCTCAGGACTTCAAGACTGACTTGCGCTTTCAGAGCTCGGCTGTCATGGCCCTGCAGGAGGCGAGCGAGGCCTATCTGGTCGGCCTGTTCGAAGACACTAACCTGTGCGCTATCCACGCCAAGAGAGTAACCATCATGCCTAAGGATATTCAGTTGGCCCGCCGTATTCGCGGAGAGCGC TTAAATGAGGATTTAATTCACTTTACTCCAAATGAGATCTATAATGCTGTAGAGCAACTAGCTGATAACAAAGCTAGTGGCAAAGATAACATCACTGCGGAGCATCTCAAGTTAGCCAGCCCTAGAGTGGCAGCCCTGTTATCTATTTGCTTCACAGGGCTGATGACTCATG GTAGCACGATGTCAGGCAGAGGCAAGGGCGGTAAAGGACTCGGAAAGGGAGGCGCTAAGCGTCACCGTAAAGTTCTCCGCGATAACATCCAGGGTATCACCAAGCCAGCCATTCGCCGTCTGGCGCGTCGTGGCGGAGTAAAACGTATTTCTGGTCTGATCTACGAGGAGACTCGCGGTGTGCTCAAGGTGTTTCTTGAGAATGTCATCCGCGACGCCGTAACCTACACCGAGCATGCTAAGAGAAAGACCGTTACCGCTATGGATGTGGTGTACGCTCTGAAACGCCAGGGACGCACTCTGTACGGCTTCGGCGGTTAA
- the LOC128515764 gene encoding histone H2B-like, whose amino-acid sequence MPEPAKTAPKKGSKKAVTKTAGKGGKKRRKSRKESYAIYVYKVLKQVHPDTGISSKAMGIMNSFVNDIFERIAGESSRLAHYNKRSTITSREIQTAVRLLLPGELAKHAVSEGTKAVTKYTSSK is encoded by the coding sequence ATGCCCGAACCAGCCAAGACTGCGCCCAAGAAGGGCTCGAAGAAAGCCGTGACCAAGACGGCCGGCAAAGGAGGTAAGAAGCGCAGAAAGTCCAGGAAGGAGAGCTACGCTATCTACGTGTATAAAGTCCTGAAGCAGGTTCACCCCGACACCGGCATTTCGTCTAAGGCGATGGGAATCATGAATTCGTTCGTCAACGACATATTCGAGCGCATTGCCGGTGAGTCCTCGCGTCTGGCTCACTACAACAAACGCTCCACCATCACTTCCAGGGAGATCCAGACCGCCGTGCGCCTGTTGCTGCCTGGCGAGCTGGCCAAGCACGCCGTGTCCGAGGGCACCAAGGCTGTGACTAAGTACACCAGCTCTAAGTAA
- the LOC128515752 gene encoding histone H1-like, with protein sequence MAEVAPAPAAAPAKAPKKKAASRPKKAGPSVGELIVKAVSSSKERSGVSLPALKKALTAGGYDVEKNNSRVKLAVKKLVEKDILVQTKGTGASGSFKLNKKQTEAKKTAPKAKKVAAKKPAAAKKPKKVAAKKAKKPAAAAKKSPKKAKKPAAAKKATKSPKKPATPKKTAKSPKKAKAVKPKAAKPKAPKAKKAALKKK encoded by the coding sequence ATGGCAGAAGTGGCTCCTGCTCCCGCCGCCGCGCCGGCTAAAGCGCCCAAGAAGAAAGCAGCTTCGCGGCCAAAGAAAGCTGGTCCTAGCGTCGGCGAGTTGATCGTCAAAGCGGTTTCCTCATCCAAGGAGAGGAGCGGCGTGTCTCTCCCCGCCCTGAAGAAAGCTCTGACTGCCGGTGGATACGATGTGGAGAAGAACAACTCCCGCGTTAAGCTCGCCGTCAAGAAACTGGTTGAAAAGGACATCTTGGTTCAGACCAAAGGCACCGGCGCGTCTGGATCTTTTAAGCTGAACAAGAAGCAGACCGAAGCCAAGAAAACCGCGCCCAAAGCGAAGAAGGTGGCCGCAAAAAAGCCTGCCGCGGCGAAGAAGCCCAAAAAGGTAGCGGCTAAGAAGGCGAAGAAGCCCGCCGCCGCCGCCAAGAAGTCTCCTAAAAAGGCGAAGAAGCCCGCTGCCGCCAAGAAAGCTACCAAGAGCCCGAAGAAGCCGGCGACTCCTAAAAAGACAGCCAAGAGCCCAAAGAAGGCAAAGGCCGTTAAGCCTAAGGCTGCGAAGCCCAAGGCGCCGAAGGCAAAGAAGGCAGCTCTTAAAAAGAAGTAG